One Meles meles chromosome 13, mMelMel3.1 paternal haplotype, whole genome shotgun sequence DNA segment encodes these proteins:
- the HIF1AN gene encoding hypoxia-inducible factor 1-alpha inhibitor: MGTQNRSISGGQLTYLPQAELPVPVGPVAATEMAAAATATEAVSSGSGEPREEAEAPGLAWDESQLRSYSFPTRPIPRLSQSDPRAEELIENEEPVVLTDTNLVYPALKWDLEYLQENIGNGDFSVYSASTHKFLYYDEKKMANFQNFKPRSNREEMKFHEFVEKLQDIQQQGGEERLYLQQTLNDTVGRKIVMDFLGFNWNWINKQQGKRGWGQLTSNLLLIGMEGNVTPAHYDEQQNFFAQIKGYKRCILFPPDQFECLYPYPVHHPCDRQSQVDFDNPDYERFPNFQNVVGYETVVGPGDVLYIPMYWWHHIESLLNGGITITVNFWYKGAPTPKRIEYPLKAHQKVAIMRNIEKMLGEALGNPQEVGPLLNTMIKGRYN, translated from the exons ATGGGGACACAGAACAGGAGCATCTCTGGTGGACAGCTAACTTACCTCCCGCAG GCGGAGCTTCCGGTTCCGGTGGGGCCGGTTGCAGCGACGGagatggcggcggcggcgacggcgaCGGAGGCTGTGTCCTCCGGCTCTGGAGAACCCCGAGAAGAGGCCGAAGCTCCGGGCCTCGCCTGGGATGAGTCCCAGCTGCGTAGTTATAGCTTTCCGACCCGGCCTATCCCCCGTCTGAGTCAGAGCGACCCCCGGGCCGAGGAGCTTATCGAGAATGAG GAGCCTGTGGTGCTGACAGACACAAATCTTGTGTATCCTGCTCTGAAATGGGACCTCGAATACCTGCAGGAGAACATTGGCAACGGAGACTTCTCTGTGTACAGTGCCAGCACCCACAAGTTCTTGTACTATGATGAGAAGAAGATGGCCAATTTCCAGAACTTTAAGCCCAGGTCCAACAGAGAGGAAATGAAATTTCATGAGTTTGTTGAGAAACTGCAGGATATACAGCAgcaaggaggggaagagag GTTGTATCTGCAGCAAACACTCAATGACACCGTGGGCAGGAAGATCGTCATGGACTTCTTGGGTTTTAACTGGAACTGGATTAATAAGCAACAGGGAAAGCGTGGCTGGGGACAACTGACATCCAACCTACTGCTCATTGGCATGGAAG GAAATGTGACACCTGCTCACTATGATGAGCAGCAGAACTTCTTTGCTCAGATAAAAGGCTACAAGCGATGCATTTTATTCCCTCCGGATCAGTTTGAGTGCCTGTACCCATATCCTGTTCATCACCCATGTGACAGACAGAGCCAG GTGGACTTTGACAATCCTGACTACGAGAGGTTCCCCAATTTCCAGAACGTGGTTGGTTATGAAACAGTGGTTGGCCCTGGTGATGTTCTTTACATCCCAATGTACTG GTGGCATCACATAGAGTCATTACTAAATGGGGGGATTACCATCACTGTGAACTTCTGGTATAAG GGGGCCCCCACCCCTAAGAGAATTGAATATCCTCTCAAAGCCCATCAGAAAGTGGCCATAATGAGAAACATTGAGAAGATGCTTGGAGAGGCCTTGGGGAACCCACAAGAG GTGGGGCCCTTGTTGAACACAATGATCAAGGGTCGATACAACTAG
- the NDUFB8 gene encoding NADH dehydrogenase [ubiquinone] 1 beta subcomplex subunit 8, mitochondrial has translation MAAARARVLGVRWLQRATRTVVPLGARTASHITKDMLPGPYPKTPEERAAAAKKYNMRVEDYEPYPDDGMGYGDYPKLPDRSQQERDPWYNWDHSDLRLNWGEPIHWDLDMYIRNRVDTSPTPVSWNVMCKQLFGFVAFMVFMFWVGETYPTYQPVGPKQYPYNNLYLERGGDPTKEPEPVVHYEI, from the exons ATGGCGGCGGCCAGAGCGCGGGTCCTGGGAGTCCGATGGCTGCAAAGGGCAACCCGGACCGTGGTGCCCTTGGGTGCACGGACAG CTTCGCACATTACGAAGGACATGCTCCCGGGACCCTATCCCAAAACCCCGGAAGAACGGGCCGCTGCCGCCAAGAAATATAATATGCGGGTAGAAGACTACGAACCATACCCAGATGATGGCATGGG GTATGGCGACTACCCAAAGCTCCCTGACCGCTCACAGCAGGAGAGGGATCCGTGGTATAACTGGGACCACTCAGACCTGAGGTTAAACTGGGGTGAACCG ATACACTGGGACCTTGACATGTATATCAGGAACCGTGTGgacacatcccccacacctgtttCCTGGAATGTCATGTGTAAGCAACTCTTCGGCTTCGTGGCCTTCATGGTGTTCATGTTTTGGGTTGGGGAGACTTACCCCACCTACCAGCCTGTG GGGCCAAAGCAGTATCCTTACAATAATCTGTACCTGGAACGAGGTGGCGATCCCACCAAAGAGCCTGAGCCAGTGGTTCATTATGAGATCTGA